The Methanomicrobia archaeon genomic interval GTAGAGATAAGCCACGGTGATCGCCACCGCTATAAGGGTCATCATACCGGGCTGCCGATCTTGCAGCTCCGTGATAATGCCCTTGAGAAAGGGGTAGCCGCCGTAAAGATGCAGAACAGATGACAGGAGCAAGAGCACGTGCAATTCACCCGGGAAACTGATGACCTCCTCGACCCCAAAAACTGCCTGGATCAGGGGTGAGAGGAGAAGAATGGGGATGGTCACTATGATGGAGACGAAGAACCGCTTTCGGTAATCTGCCATCATCTTCTGGTGGTGGTTGCCGTCATGCCCTTTCAGTGGTCCAGCACGCACCGCATGCTCGTCATGCAGCTCCATCTTACCGTGTCCCTCATGCCCGTTCATGTGAGTCCTGGCCCAACGCTGTCAATATCTTCGATTACTGAGAGCGGCTGACTAGTATAAGAGGATTTTGAAATACCCTCTAACCTTATTTGATAATCTTAACTATAACAAGCACAGGAAATCGGCTAGAAAGGGGAGTGCACGCATACTGTTAGGCTGGGGCGAGCGAAGCGAGTAAGGTAACTGTTAAGGTGCACATAACACGAGAATCGAAGGGCAAGAAGGGAGTTGTATTTTAGGAGTGATGACTTACAGATTACTTTGAGATAAAATAGCAATTCTATTTATATAATCCTGAAGACCTTTGAGGGGCTCGTGCCAAAGTAAGGCATGTTTATGCCACCAACCGACAGGGGCCGCTGAGTCGCTCAGCTTCCCGAACTCATATCGAGGGATAAAATTTATGCACGTAGGTCGGGCTTCGAGTCAAAATATTACGCACGCTAATAATCCCGACGAGTCGATCATCATCGATCACCGGTAACCTGCGCACACCCTTCTCCGCGAGGAGCTCGCACGCTCGTTCCAACGACGCGTCCCGCTCAATGGTGATCAGCGGCGAGGACATGATCTCCCGCGCTCGTATCTCTGCCGGATTCCGTTTCAGCGCAGAGACTTTGAGCGCGATATCACGATCAGTGACAATACCAACAGGCTTGCCCGCCCGGGTTATAACAATGCTCCCGATTTTTCCAAGCTCCATCTCATTCGAGAGTTTGGTGACTGGAGTCTCTTCAGCTTCCGTAATGACTTTCAGGGTCATCACATCTCCAACCTCTAACATCTCATCTGCCATTTTTCCACCTCCTAGTACTTGGGTATTTTAGAGCGCCCCTCCTTGACGCTTTCATCAAAAGAGATGAACGTGAGACGATTTCACCGTATGCAAAGCTACCCTTCTTTAGAGCGTAACTGTTTCCATGGTGAGGTCTCCCCGCCCGCTTCGTTACGCCAAGCCTCCCACCATGTAAGGGTTAGTCGGATTACCTTAAAAATTTTTTGCTTAAATGTTTTAGTTTAGCGCTATTTTTTTCTAGCAGATAACCTTATAGAGTGTTCGTTCGATGTTACCCTAAGGCCACTCCTTCACGTCCGCGACCTTATCGGTGACCGTATACACCCTCAGTGCCCTCCTCTCTGCTGCTCTAGGAGAACGCATTTTATTCTTGCTCTTCACGAAGCCGCGCTCTATTAGGACACTCCAGTTTAGCTTCTTCTTATCTGTAGGCGTTATATCTACGTGAGGTGATCTGATGAACGTTCAAGCAAATGTAGAAGTAGTAAAGCAACATTTTGCGGCATTTGAGCAGGGGGACTTTAGAGCTGCTCTGAACGTGTTCGCTGCGGAGGGGGATTTTCAGTCGCCGGTCACCCGGACCGCACCAAAGGATATCTCGTGGGCTCAATCGCGTCACAGCCGTGAGGAGATTGCAGCCTTTTTCAAGAAACTCGGCGAAAAGATGGAGATCGAACGGATGGAGACCTTTGCCTTTACCGCCCAGGGCGATCGTGTAATCGTAGAGGGCAGAAATCGTGGTACGGTAAGAACCACCGGCCGCACCTATGAGCACGATTGGGTGATGGTGTTCACCCTGCGCGCGGGGAAAATAGTCAAGTGCCGGCACTATTATGACACCGCGGATCTAGTGGCAGCCTTTCGCCGGGAGTGAACTCCTGCGGACTTTAAACGTGCCATCGCCATGGTCAAGCAGACTTGATGCAACATATAGCAACATATACCCCAGATCATCCATGAGCCGTCCTACAACGCAACAGGTGGAGTCATAACCTGCAACGAGTTCGTGGACATCAATGGCAAGCGGCACGAGGGGTGGATTCCGGCGATACGGCTGAGTTGATAAGAGGCCGCTTCCGCTTCGCCCTTCGATAGATTCGCTGATATCAGTTACAATTGTGAGCCGTTACCCCGAAAAGTGGGATATCATTTCCGCTACTTGGTTGGCTGACAGAATCAGGTAGGTTTTAAACTTTATGTGTGGGTGTACTTCCAAGTCTCCATCATCGTATTGAGGACCTCAAGCCGGGCGGGTGCGTGAAAGGTACGCCAGATCAACCACACCCTCATATACCTCTTCCGCAGGCCCCTGCAGATACGCACCGTCCTCCCGCACCTCGACGACCAGATCCCCACCCCGGGTATGAACGGTGACGGGCTCGTTCTTATTCACCAACCCGAGCTGATAGAGCGTCAGAACGGAAGCGGTAGAGCCAGTCCCGCACGCTAACGTCTCTCCGACGCCACGCTCATAGGTCCTCACGGTTAGTTCATGCGTACTTCCCTCGCGGCGCACGACGAAATCGACATTGGTCTTTTGCGGCAGAAAGGCCGGGTGGGATTCGATCGCCTTTCCCACGGTATGCACGTCAAGACCTTCGAACGAGTCCACAATGACGACCGCGTGGGGGTTGCCGAGACTCAATGCCGTCACGCGTAACGACCCGATGTCCGCATTCACGAAGAATGGCTCGTCGAGCTTTTCAAACACCGGCCTGCCCATAAACACGCGGATCGACCTGACCAGACCGGTATCATCAAGCTCAACTTCGGGCACGATCAAGCCTGCCAGGGTCTCCACCTGTATGCGCTTGCTGTGTATGATCCCGTGCTCGAAGACGTATTTCGCGAAGCACCGCATCCCGTTCCCGCACATCTCCGCCTCCGAGCCATCAGGATTGAAGATACGCATCCGCAGGTCAAACGCATCGGAAGTGGGTAGACAGATGAATAGAACACCGTCCGCACCCACGGAGAATTTCCGCCGGCACAGCGCGCGCGCACATGCCGCTTTAGCTGCATCTGAACTTCGCTCCAAACGGTCATCGATCAGAATGAAATCGTTCCCGCTGCCCTGTAGCTTGGTGAACCTTATGCGCCTCATCTCTTCACTCTTTCACCCTTTGTCCAAGATAACTTCCCACTCGCCCTCATAACTGAGCCAAAAGCCAAACGGTCGCTAAGCCCACAAAAAGCGCGAAGAGCATGCTTGAAAAAGTGCCTATGAGATAATACTCCGCAAATTCGCGCTTCTTTAGATCCTCGAATCGTGCGATCGATTTCGCGGTCAATACCAGCATGATCGCGGTAAACTGCCCGTACAGAACCAGGGTGAGCACAAAGATACGTTCGAGGATCCCGATGGCAAGACCAGCGTGCTCAAGGCCACCCACACCAGCTACGGGGAATTTACGCAGGATGAAAGCTACGACGTAACTTCCGGCACTAATCGTAACCGCGTACGCAGCGGCAAAAAGAGCTGCGAGTTCTATCGAGTGCCACGGTATCAGCATACACACCAGATCCTCGCGGTTATATCAGGCTATTATGCTTTATCTTCTATTGTCAGGCTTTAATGCTTTACCTTTTGGCCTTCTGCACGCACACGGGCAGGGAGCTCCTGTAACAGCCGCCGTACGGCCTGCTCGCCTATCTGTACCGCCGGCCAATGGGCCGCATGCACTACTTGTGATATGGACTGTTTAGTGACATTCAGTTCCCTTGCTATAGCACTGTATGTATAATCACCATGGGCTCTGCAAAACGTTACGACTTCTCTTTGTCTATCAGTCCACGTACTTTGAATGGTACCAATAAGCGTTAAAAGGGCATTTATGGTTTCGTCCGTTACATCATTCTGCTCATCTGATGATTTTAC includes:
- a CDS encoding CBS domain-containing protein, with protein sequence MADEMLEVGDVMTLKVITEAEETPVTKLSNEMELGKIGSIVITRAGKPVGIVTDRDIALKVSALKRNPAEIRAREIMSSPLITIERDASLERACELLAEKGVRRLPVIDDDRLVGIISVRNILTRSPTYVHKFYPSI
- a CDS encoding nuclear transport factor 2 family protein; this encodes MNVQANVEVVKQHFAAFEQGDFRAALNVFAAEGDFQSPVTRTAPKDISWAQSRHSREEIAAFFKKLGEKMEIERMETFAFTAQGDRVIVEGRNRGTVRTTGRTYEHDWVMVFTLRAGKIVKCRHYYDTADLVAAFRRE
- a CDS encoding diaminopimelate epimerase, whose translation is MRRIRFTKLQGSGNDFILIDDRLERSSDAAKAACARALCRRKFSVGADGVLFICLPTSDAFDLRMRIFNPDGSEAEMCGNGMRCFAKYVFEHGIIHSKRIQVETLAGLIVPEVELDDTGLVRSIRVFMGRPVFEKLDEPFFVNADIGSLRVTALSLGNPHAVVIVDSFEGLDVHTVGKAIESHPAFLPQKTNVDFVVRREGSTHELTVRTYERGVGETLACGTGSTASVLTLYQLGLVNKNEPVTVHTRGGDLVVEVREDGAYLQGPAEEVYEGVVDLAYLSRTRPA